The following is a genomic window from Chitinophaga caseinilytica.
TAATTGTCCTGGAAAGCTACACTTCCATCGCGTCGTATACGATCACTTTATCCCACAGGTGGCTGCATTTTTTGATGAATTCCTGGTGGATGGGGTGCACCTGGTAAGCGGCTTCGCCTTCCACGTTGTCGAAAAACATCAGTTCGGATACGCCCCAGGTAGTGTCTACCACGCCACGCGCTTCGGTATTGGCTACGATGCCCACGCGAAGGTCGCGCACAGTGGGGATTTTGGCGAGCGT
Proteins encoded in this region:
- a CDS encoding Dabb family protein, producing MSKTNRRKFLGTAAAICAGTAAAAMPGQTAAKKYPMCHHVFFWLKNPGSKEDRDALIAGLKTLAKIPTVRDLRVGIVANTEARGVVDTTWGVSELMFFDNVEGEAAYQVHPIHQEFIKKCSHLWDKVIVYDAMEV